One segment of Chionomys nivalis chromosome 1, mChiNiv1.1, whole genome shotgun sequence DNA contains the following:
- the Pcare gene encoding photoreceptor cilium actin regulator isoform X3, translated as MGCTPSHSVLVNSVAKSGIQFFKKPKAILPEGQRGRQKCPIPLLVQSSTSCDPGWEPHLGQRPAEESASSKKPQTMAEGLCQHTEDIKGLIPESQRFQLNIPQSRTATDMSFRADGSLGTQGADSAQRESEENMPQGTSKWDSKPRCHQSDNQSHCWQTTPESKGQVDFPEPLVKAHQHTYAYLHASLSRYEAILRLVQQASHTRELLQPMLSFLLLCFQEVSQLLGEISKDGEVLLQEVRGDLAWPSRTGEPWEQPDLLQQLLQYTVNKLQVVHGTVADLTGTLLESSSSCLGTAASHLKGKLSTQRGIDEGLLRVMGQLESLTTGHGDPGLQGPPLCSEDSGIGADSESVQSMEKLGKQTSWDLAAEPGEWKPGTAPQAEVRVAGHARQKGPCWTGSDRHQDCPLSKPRTAKVQPAAQDKARHSSASSTGSEAVTSRPPEAAKNILQNSLGFETPVQMHFSQSSGLVDAPSLSEDEDSSPEEEDDVSSTDLHAEQQKASPPRPRSSPPTRESLFQPYSKKLRSPQAQEMILKMKEAISERIKFVPVPSRPQDWAEEEEGITIVPPRPNTACGSRRAPERQRRSQSEGCLKSHVEDPTLQELKRVQTDLSRRLEVFYALGGTRQGQNREQLLRSRTSVLWPPSNRRVSPEPGGPNRAPTGGWRGSSGSRLRPDPQRRTTLSTLNPLPFVRRKASERQRQQAHPLQVPGCSWESHPCQSSSSSSSEESPKQEPPLCNNSCAPELQGSGTKWASPLELCVLGHGLQPEARISRNQDRAQPESQH; from the exons ATGGGGTGCACGCCATCACACAGTGTCCTTGTCAATAGCGTGGCCAAGAGTGGCATTCAGTTTTTTAAGAAGCCCAAAGCAATTTTGCCAGAAGGTCAGAGGGGCAGGCAAAAATGTCCCATCCCTTTGCTAGTTCAAAGTTCCACCTCCTGTGACCCTGGTTGGGAACCGCACCTgggacagaggccagcagaggagtCGGCAAGTTCCAAGAAGCCCCAAACCATGGCTGAAGGTCtttgtcagcacacagaagataTAAAAGGCCTGATTCCAGAAAGTCAAAGATTCCAGCTGAACATTCCACAAAGTCGCACAGCTACGGACATGTCATTCAGGGCAGATGGCTCCCTCGGCACACAAGGAGCAGATTCTGCTCAGCGAGAGAGTGAGGAAAACATGCCCCAGGGGACCTCAAAATGGGACAGCAAACCAAGGTGCCATCAGTCAGACAACCAGAGCCATTGCTGGCAAACTACTCCTGAGTCAAAAGGCCAAGTGGACTTCCCTGAGCCCCTGGTAAAGGCCCACCAGCACACGTATGCCTATCTGCACGCTAGCCTCTCCAGATACGAGGCAATTCTGCGTCTTGTCCAGCAGGCCAGCCACACCCGGGAGCTGTTACAACccatgctcagcttcctgctgctgtgtTTCCAGGAGGTCAGCCAGCTCCTAGGAGAAATCTCCAAAGATGGAGAAGTGCTCCTCCAGGAAGTCAGAGGGGATCTGGCCTGGCCATCCAGGACAGGTGAGCCCTGGGAACAGCCAGACCTCCTGCAACAGTTGCTGCAGTACACGGTCAACAAGCTGCAGGTGGTCCATGGTACAGTGGCCGACCTCACCGGGACCTTGCTGGAGAGCTCCAGCAGCTGTCTCGGCACCGCAGCTAGCCACCTGAAGGGTAAGCTGAGCACCCAGAGAGGTATAGACGAAGGCCTCCTGAGGGTCATGGGACAACTAGAGAGCCTGACCACTGGCCACGGTGACCCTGGGCTGCAGGGTCCACCCTTGTGCTCTGAGGACAGTGGCATCGGTGCCGACAGTGAGTCTGTGCAATCCATGGAGAAGCTGGGCAAGCAAACCAGCTGGGACTTGGCAGCAGAGCCTGGCGAATGGAAGCCAGGGACTGCACCCCAAGCGGAAGTCAGGGTGGCAGGGCATGCCCGGCAGAAAGGTCCATGTTGGACAGGTTCAGACAGACACCAAGACTGTCCCCTGTCGAAGCCTAGGACAGCGAAGGTTCAGCCTGCGGCACAGGATAAAGCCAGGCACTCTAGTGCCTCCAGCACGGGCTCAGAAGCAGTCACCTCCAGGCCTCCAGAGGCTGCCAAAAACATTCTGCAGAATTCCCTCGGGTTTGAGACCCCTGTGCAAATGCATTTTTCCCAGAGTTCTGGGTTGGTGGATGCTCCATCCCTGAGCGAAGATGAGGACAGCAGCCCGGAGGAGGAAGATGACGTTAGCAGCACGGATCTGCATGCTGAGCAACAGAAAGCATCACCTCCAAGACCACGGTCCTCACCTCCCACCAGGGAAAGCCTGTTTCAGCCATACTCTAAGAAGCTGAGGAGCCCCCAGGCTCAGGAAATGATTCTGAAGATGAAAGAAGCCATCAGTGAAAGGATCAAGTTTGTCCCTGTGCCTTCCAGACCCCAGGActgggctgaggaggaggaggggataaCAATAGTCCCTCCAAGACCTAACACAGCCTGTGGCAGCAGGAGGGCCCCTGAGAGACAAAGGAGGTCACAATCAGAGGGATGTCTTAAGAGCCACGTGGAAGACCCCACCCTCCAGGAGCTGAAGAGGGTTCAGACAGACCTCAGTCGGAGGCTGGAGGTATTCTATGCCCTGGGTGGCACACGGCAGGGGCAGAACAGGGAACAACTTCTGCGATCCAGGACATCAGTGCTGTGGCCCCCTTCCAATCGCAGGGTAAGTCCCG AACCTGGAGGCCCCAACAGGGCCCCAACAGGAGGCTGGAGGGGCAGCTCAGGGTCACGACTGAGGCCAGATCCACAGAGGAGAACAACCCTGAGCACCCTCAACCCCCTGCCTTTCGTTAGAAGGAAAGCTTCAGAACGCCAGCGCCAGCAGGCTCACCCTCTTCAGGTGCCCGGCTGCTCTTGGGAGTCCCATCCTTGCCAAAGCAG
- the Pcare gene encoding photoreceptor cilium actin regulator isoform X2 encodes MGCTPSHSVLVNSVAKSGIQFFKKPKAILPEGQRGRQKCPIPLLVQSSTSCDPGWEPHLGQRPAEESASSKKPQTMAEGLCQHTEDIKGLIPESQRFQLNIPQSRTATDMSFRADGSLGTQGADSAQRESEENMPQGTSKWDSKPRCHQSDNQSHCWQTTPESKGQVDFPEPLVKAHQHTYAYLHASLSRYEAILRLVQQASHTRELLQPMLSFLLLCFQEVSQLLGEISKDGEVLLQEVRGDLAWPSRTGEPWEQPDLLQQLLQYTVNKLQVVHGTVADLTGTLLESSSSCLGTAASHLKGKLSTQRGIDEGLLRVMGQLESLTTGHGDPGLQGPPLCSEDSGIGADSESVQSMEKLGKQTSWDLAAEPGEWKPGTAPQAEVRVAGHARQKGPCWTGSDRHQDCPLSKPRTAKVQPAAQDKARHSSASSTGSEAVTSRPPEAAKNILQNSLGFETPVQMHFSQSSGLVDAPSLSEDEDSSPEEEDDVSSTDLHAEQQKASPPRPRSSPPTRESLFQPYSKKLRSPQAQEMILKMKEAISERIKFVPVPSRPQDWAEEEEGITIVPPRPNTACGSRRAPERQRRSQSEGCLKSHVEDPTLQELKRVQTDLSRRLEVFYALGGTRQGQNREQLLRSRTSVLWPPSNRRVSPGSTISKFKASLTKNFSILPNQDKSILQRGGHLSDREQPCQKKAGKLPNAIFCGENSGVSRDTERDIRDCPTRTSVKKLIEAFSPNESLRMPRDSRNLGSSPCLRKWGVPAIPPRFPIYRGLAPLYAKPQISPASGRELLRVGMDWRPSAPFPSLPTAEASNSEDISWEVEEDLENLPPPPLEILMDKSFTALEHPESSQPARSPVDETLVPGLQEAGPPRKTWASLKLRASMSPMDLLPSKSTGSSLRLHSTGPGIIRNVGNSRKLTLGLNSQQAVSPSPEAEGGAQIQAPEEDAARFSEHGQKTNSWRHPNPTSGQSGTWEPSLAHSSQGPHSPEASGKGPERSPPGIRKTSPMRAQWASPGDRRLQSLPSSRELTQPGFPAVLSSPSPPLSPRTLSPPGTKKSTSPPCGYLQLNQVQESRPVHQTETNTSSSASSSSPSASPSQGFKETSHFEDGEATMTKTPRNKCSVFCPAASSQFEAKSPFSLPLPRTLPEPGGPNRAPTGGWRGSSGSRLRPDPQRRTTLSTLNPLPFVRRKASERQRQQAHPLQVPGCSWESHPCQSSSSSSEESPKQEPPLCNNSCAPELQGSGTKWASPLELCVLGHGLQPEARISRNQDRAQPESQH; translated from the coding sequence ATGGGGTGCACGCCATCACACAGTGTCCTTGTCAATAGCGTGGCCAAGAGTGGCATTCAGTTTTTTAAGAAGCCCAAAGCAATTTTGCCAGAAGGTCAGAGGGGCAGGCAAAAATGTCCCATCCCTTTGCTAGTTCAAAGTTCCACCTCCTGTGACCCTGGTTGGGAACCGCACCTgggacagaggccagcagaggagtCGGCAAGTTCCAAGAAGCCCCAAACCATGGCTGAAGGTCtttgtcagcacacagaagataTAAAAGGCCTGATTCCAGAAAGTCAAAGATTCCAGCTGAACATTCCACAAAGTCGCACAGCTACGGACATGTCATTCAGGGCAGATGGCTCCCTCGGCACACAAGGAGCAGATTCTGCTCAGCGAGAGAGTGAGGAAAACATGCCCCAGGGGACCTCAAAATGGGACAGCAAACCAAGGTGCCATCAGTCAGACAACCAGAGCCATTGCTGGCAAACTACTCCTGAGTCAAAAGGCCAAGTGGACTTCCCTGAGCCCCTGGTAAAGGCCCACCAGCACACGTATGCCTATCTGCACGCTAGCCTCTCCAGATACGAGGCAATTCTGCGTCTTGTCCAGCAGGCCAGCCACACCCGGGAGCTGTTACAACccatgctcagcttcctgctgctgtgtTTCCAGGAGGTCAGCCAGCTCCTAGGAGAAATCTCCAAAGATGGAGAAGTGCTCCTCCAGGAAGTCAGAGGGGATCTGGCCTGGCCATCCAGGACAGGTGAGCCCTGGGAACAGCCAGACCTCCTGCAACAGTTGCTGCAGTACACGGTCAACAAGCTGCAGGTGGTCCATGGTACAGTGGCCGACCTCACCGGGACCTTGCTGGAGAGCTCCAGCAGCTGTCTCGGCACCGCAGCTAGCCACCTGAAGGGTAAGCTGAGCACCCAGAGAGGTATAGACGAAGGCCTCCTGAGGGTCATGGGACAACTAGAGAGCCTGACCACTGGCCACGGTGACCCTGGGCTGCAGGGTCCACCCTTGTGCTCTGAGGACAGTGGCATCGGTGCCGACAGTGAGTCTGTGCAATCCATGGAGAAGCTGGGCAAGCAAACCAGCTGGGACTTGGCAGCAGAGCCTGGCGAATGGAAGCCAGGGACTGCACCCCAAGCGGAAGTCAGGGTGGCAGGGCATGCCCGGCAGAAAGGTCCATGTTGGACAGGTTCAGACAGACACCAAGACTGTCCCCTGTCGAAGCCTAGGACAGCGAAGGTTCAGCCTGCGGCACAGGATAAAGCCAGGCACTCTAGTGCCTCCAGCACGGGCTCAGAAGCAGTCACCTCCAGGCCTCCAGAGGCTGCCAAAAACATTCTGCAGAATTCCCTCGGGTTTGAGACCCCTGTGCAAATGCATTTTTCCCAGAGTTCTGGGTTGGTGGATGCTCCATCCCTGAGCGAAGATGAGGACAGCAGCCCGGAGGAGGAAGATGACGTTAGCAGCACGGATCTGCATGCTGAGCAACAGAAAGCATCACCTCCAAGACCACGGTCCTCACCTCCCACCAGGGAAAGCCTGTTTCAGCCATACTCTAAGAAGCTGAGGAGCCCCCAGGCTCAGGAAATGATTCTGAAGATGAAAGAAGCCATCAGTGAAAGGATCAAGTTTGTCCCTGTGCCTTCCAGACCCCAGGActgggctgaggaggaggaggggataaCAATAGTCCCTCCAAGACCTAACACAGCCTGTGGCAGCAGGAGGGCCCCTGAGAGACAAAGGAGGTCACAATCAGAGGGATGTCTTAAGAGCCACGTGGAAGACCCCACCCTCCAGGAGCTGAAGAGGGTTCAGACAGACCTCAGTCGGAGGCTGGAGGTATTCTATGCCCTGGGTGGCACACGGCAGGGGCAGAACAGGGAACAACTTCTGCGATCCAGGACATCAGTGCTGTGGCCCCCTTCCAATCGCAGGGTAAGTCCCGGTAGTACCatcagcaagttcaaggcctcccTCACCAAAAACTTCAGCATTCTGCCCAATCAAGACAAGAGCATCTTGCAAAGAGGTGGTCACCTCTCCGACCGTGAGCAGCCCTGCCAGAAGAAGGCTGGGAAGCTGCCAAATGCCATCTTTTGTGGTGAGAACAGTGGGGTCTCCAGGGACACTGAAAGGGACATCAGGGACTGTCCCACCAGAACGTCAGTGAAGAAGCTCATTGAGGCCTTCAGTCCCAATGAAAGTCTGAGGATGCCAAGGGACTCCAGGAACTTGGGGTCAAGCCCCTGCCTCAGAAAGTGGGGGGTCCCTGCCATCCCTCCCAGATTTCCTATATACAGGGGGCTAGCCCCTCTGTATGCTAAGCCCCAAATTTCTCCAGCATCAGGCAGAGAACTGCTCAGGGTGGGCATGGACTGGAGACCTTCTGcaccctttccctcccttcctacaGCAGAGGCATCCAATAGTGAGGACATCAGCTGGGAAGTGGAGGAAGACCTAGAGAacctccccccacctcctctgGAAATCCTGATGGACAAGTCATTCACTGCTCTGGAACACCCCGAGAGCAGTCAGCCAGCACGGAGCCCAGTAGACGAGACTCTGGTACCAGGGCTGCAAGAAGCTGGCCCACCAAGGAAAACATGGGCTTCCCTCAAGCTGAGAGCCTCCATGAGCCCCATGGACTTGCTCCCTAGCAAAAGCACTGGCAGTTCCCTGAGACTGCACAGCACAGGGCCAGGGATCATCAGGAATGTGGGCAATTCCAGAAAGCTGACGTTGGGCCTGAACTCCCAGCAAGCAGTTAGCCCAAGCCCAGAGGCAGAGGGTGGAGCTCAGATTCAGGCACCAGAGGAGGATGCTGCAAGGTTCTCTGAGCATGGCCAGAAGACAAACTCTTGGCGTCACCCTAACCCCACATCTGGGCAAAGTGGGacctgggaaccaagcctggcCCACTCTTCACAAGGTCCACACTCTCCAGAAGCATCCGGGAAGGGTCCAGAGAGAAGCCCTCCAGGGATCAGGAAAACCTCTCCCATGAGAGCACAGTGGGCATCCCCAGGGGACAGGAGGCTGCAGAGCCTCCCCTCCTCTCGTGAATTGACCCAGCCAGGCTTCCCTGCGGTTCTCAGCTCCCCTAGCCCACCTCTGAGCCCCAGGACACTGAGCCCACCAGGCACAAAGAAGTCAACTTCCCCACCATGTGGGTACCTGCAGCTTAACCAAGTCCAGGAGAGCCGACCTGTCCATCAGACAGAAACAAAcacttcttcctctgcctcctcatcATCCCCCTCAGCGTCTCCCTCTCAGGGCTTCAAGGAGACGAGTCACTTTGAGGATGGTGAAGCCACTATGACTAAAACACCCAGGAACAAGTGTTCCGTATTCTGCCCAGCTGCCTCCTCTCAGTTTGAAGCTAAATCGCCATTCTCACTACCCCTTCCAAGGACGCTACCAGAACCTGGAGGCCCCAACAGGGCCCCAACAGGAGGCTGGAGGGGCAGCTCAGGGTCACGACTGAGGCCAGATCCACAGAGGAGAACAACCCTGAGCACCCTCAACCCCCTGCCTTTCGTTAGAAGGAAAGCTTCAGAACGCCAGCGCCAGCAGGCTCACCCTCTTCAGGTGCCCGGCTGCTCTTGGGAGTCCCATCCTTGCCAAAGCAG
- the Pcare gene encoding photoreceptor cilium actin regulator isoform X1: protein MGCTPSHSVLVNSVAKSGIQFFKKPKAILPEGQRGRQKCPIPLLVQSSTSCDPGWEPHLGQRPAEESASSKKPQTMAEGLCQHTEDIKGLIPESQRFQLNIPQSRTATDMSFRADGSLGTQGADSAQRESEENMPQGTSKWDSKPRCHQSDNQSHCWQTTPESKGQVDFPEPLVKAHQHTYAYLHASLSRYEAILRLVQQASHTRELLQPMLSFLLLCFQEVSQLLGEISKDGEVLLQEVRGDLAWPSRTGEPWEQPDLLQQLLQYTVNKLQVVHGTVADLTGTLLESSSSCLGTAASHLKGKLSTQRGIDEGLLRVMGQLESLTTGHGDPGLQGPPLCSEDSGIGADSESVQSMEKLGKQTSWDLAAEPGEWKPGTAPQAEVRVAGHARQKGPCWTGSDRHQDCPLSKPRTAKVQPAAQDKARHSSASSTGSEAVTSRPPEAAKNILQNSLGFETPVQMHFSQSSGLVDAPSLSEDEDSSPEEEDDVSSTDLHAEQQKASPPRPRSSPPTRESLFQPYSKKLRSPQAQEMILKMKEAISERIKFVPVPSRPQDWAEEEEGITIVPPRPNTACGSRRAPERQRRSQSEGCLKSHVEDPTLQELKRVQTDLSRRLEVFYALGGTRQGQNREQLLRSRTSVLWPPSNRRVSPGSTISKFKASLTKNFSILPNQDKSILQRGGHLSDREQPCQKKAGKLPNAIFCGENSGVSRDTERDIRDCPTRTSVKKLIEAFSPNESLRMPRDSRNLGSSPCLRKWGVPAIPPRFPIYRGLAPLYAKPQISPASGRELLRVGMDWRPSAPFPSLPTAEASNSEDISWEVEEDLENLPPPPLEILMDKSFTALEHPESSQPARSPVDETLVPGLQEAGPPRKTWASLKLRASMSPMDLLPSKSTGSSLRLHSTGPGIIRNVGNSRKLTLGLNSQQAVSPSPEAEGGAQIQAPEEDAARFSEHGQKTNSWRHPNPTSGQSGTWEPSLAHSSQGPHSPEASGKGPERSPPGIRKTSPMRAQWASPGDRRLQSLPSSRELTQPGFPAVLSSPSPPLSPRTLSPPGTKKSTSPPCGYLQLNQVQESRPVHQTETNTSSSASSSSPSASPSQGFKETSHFEDGEATMTKTPRNKCSVFCPAASSQFEAKSPFSLPLPRTLPEPGGPNRAPTGGWRGSSGSRLRPDPQRRTTLSTLNPLPFVRRKASERQRQQAHPLQVPGCSWESHPCQSSSSSSSEESPKQEPPLCNNSCAPELQGSGTKWASPLELCVLGHGLQPEARISRNQDRAQPESQH from the coding sequence ATGGGGTGCACGCCATCACACAGTGTCCTTGTCAATAGCGTGGCCAAGAGTGGCATTCAGTTTTTTAAGAAGCCCAAAGCAATTTTGCCAGAAGGTCAGAGGGGCAGGCAAAAATGTCCCATCCCTTTGCTAGTTCAAAGTTCCACCTCCTGTGACCCTGGTTGGGAACCGCACCTgggacagaggccagcagaggagtCGGCAAGTTCCAAGAAGCCCCAAACCATGGCTGAAGGTCtttgtcagcacacagaagataTAAAAGGCCTGATTCCAGAAAGTCAAAGATTCCAGCTGAACATTCCACAAAGTCGCACAGCTACGGACATGTCATTCAGGGCAGATGGCTCCCTCGGCACACAAGGAGCAGATTCTGCTCAGCGAGAGAGTGAGGAAAACATGCCCCAGGGGACCTCAAAATGGGACAGCAAACCAAGGTGCCATCAGTCAGACAACCAGAGCCATTGCTGGCAAACTACTCCTGAGTCAAAAGGCCAAGTGGACTTCCCTGAGCCCCTGGTAAAGGCCCACCAGCACACGTATGCCTATCTGCACGCTAGCCTCTCCAGATACGAGGCAATTCTGCGTCTTGTCCAGCAGGCCAGCCACACCCGGGAGCTGTTACAACccatgctcagcttcctgctgctgtgtTTCCAGGAGGTCAGCCAGCTCCTAGGAGAAATCTCCAAAGATGGAGAAGTGCTCCTCCAGGAAGTCAGAGGGGATCTGGCCTGGCCATCCAGGACAGGTGAGCCCTGGGAACAGCCAGACCTCCTGCAACAGTTGCTGCAGTACACGGTCAACAAGCTGCAGGTGGTCCATGGTACAGTGGCCGACCTCACCGGGACCTTGCTGGAGAGCTCCAGCAGCTGTCTCGGCACCGCAGCTAGCCACCTGAAGGGTAAGCTGAGCACCCAGAGAGGTATAGACGAAGGCCTCCTGAGGGTCATGGGACAACTAGAGAGCCTGACCACTGGCCACGGTGACCCTGGGCTGCAGGGTCCACCCTTGTGCTCTGAGGACAGTGGCATCGGTGCCGACAGTGAGTCTGTGCAATCCATGGAGAAGCTGGGCAAGCAAACCAGCTGGGACTTGGCAGCAGAGCCTGGCGAATGGAAGCCAGGGACTGCACCCCAAGCGGAAGTCAGGGTGGCAGGGCATGCCCGGCAGAAAGGTCCATGTTGGACAGGTTCAGACAGACACCAAGACTGTCCCCTGTCGAAGCCTAGGACAGCGAAGGTTCAGCCTGCGGCACAGGATAAAGCCAGGCACTCTAGTGCCTCCAGCACGGGCTCAGAAGCAGTCACCTCCAGGCCTCCAGAGGCTGCCAAAAACATTCTGCAGAATTCCCTCGGGTTTGAGACCCCTGTGCAAATGCATTTTTCCCAGAGTTCTGGGTTGGTGGATGCTCCATCCCTGAGCGAAGATGAGGACAGCAGCCCGGAGGAGGAAGATGACGTTAGCAGCACGGATCTGCATGCTGAGCAACAGAAAGCATCACCTCCAAGACCACGGTCCTCACCTCCCACCAGGGAAAGCCTGTTTCAGCCATACTCTAAGAAGCTGAGGAGCCCCCAGGCTCAGGAAATGATTCTGAAGATGAAAGAAGCCATCAGTGAAAGGATCAAGTTTGTCCCTGTGCCTTCCAGACCCCAGGActgggctgaggaggaggaggggataaCAATAGTCCCTCCAAGACCTAACACAGCCTGTGGCAGCAGGAGGGCCCCTGAGAGACAAAGGAGGTCACAATCAGAGGGATGTCTTAAGAGCCACGTGGAAGACCCCACCCTCCAGGAGCTGAAGAGGGTTCAGACAGACCTCAGTCGGAGGCTGGAGGTATTCTATGCCCTGGGTGGCACACGGCAGGGGCAGAACAGGGAACAACTTCTGCGATCCAGGACATCAGTGCTGTGGCCCCCTTCCAATCGCAGGGTAAGTCCCGGTAGTACCatcagcaagttcaaggcctcccTCACCAAAAACTTCAGCATTCTGCCCAATCAAGACAAGAGCATCTTGCAAAGAGGTGGTCACCTCTCCGACCGTGAGCAGCCCTGCCAGAAGAAGGCTGGGAAGCTGCCAAATGCCATCTTTTGTGGTGAGAACAGTGGGGTCTCCAGGGACACTGAAAGGGACATCAGGGACTGTCCCACCAGAACGTCAGTGAAGAAGCTCATTGAGGCCTTCAGTCCCAATGAAAGTCTGAGGATGCCAAGGGACTCCAGGAACTTGGGGTCAAGCCCCTGCCTCAGAAAGTGGGGGGTCCCTGCCATCCCTCCCAGATTTCCTATATACAGGGGGCTAGCCCCTCTGTATGCTAAGCCCCAAATTTCTCCAGCATCAGGCAGAGAACTGCTCAGGGTGGGCATGGACTGGAGACCTTCTGcaccctttccctcccttcctacaGCAGAGGCATCCAATAGTGAGGACATCAGCTGGGAAGTGGAGGAAGACCTAGAGAacctccccccacctcctctgGAAATCCTGATGGACAAGTCATTCACTGCTCTGGAACACCCCGAGAGCAGTCAGCCAGCACGGAGCCCAGTAGACGAGACTCTGGTACCAGGGCTGCAAGAAGCTGGCCCACCAAGGAAAACATGGGCTTCCCTCAAGCTGAGAGCCTCCATGAGCCCCATGGACTTGCTCCCTAGCAAAAGCACTGGCAGTTCCCTGAGACTGCACAGCACAGGGCCAGGGATCATCAGGAATGTGGGCAATTCCAGAAAGCTGACGTTGGGCCTGAACTCCCAGCAAGCAGTTAGCCCAAGCCCAGAGGCAGAGGGTGGAGCTCAGATTCAGGCACCAGAGGAGGATGCTGCAAGGTTCTCTGAGCATGGCCAGAAGACAAACTCTTGGCGTCACCCTAACCCCACATCTGGGCAAAGTGGGacctgggaaccaagcctggcCCACTCTTCACAAGGTCCACACTCTCCAGAAGCATCCGGGAAGGGTCCAGAGAGAAGCCCTCCAGGGATCAGGAAAACCTCTCCCATGAGAGCACAGTGGGCATCCCCAGGGGACAGGAGGCTGCAGAGCCTCCCCTCCTCTCGTGAATTGACCCAGCCAGGCTTCCCTGCGGTTCTCAGCTCCCCTAGCCCACCTCTGAGCCCCAGGACACTGAGCCCACCAGGCACAAAGAAGTCAACTTCCCCACCATGTGGGTACCTGCAGCTTAACCAAGTCCAGGAGAGCCGACCTGTCCATCAGACAGAAACAAAcacttcttcctctgcctcctcatcATCCCCCTCAGCGTCTCCCTCTCAGGGCTTCAAGGAGACGAGTCACTTTGAGGATGGTGAAGCCACTATGACTAAAACACCCAGGAACAAGTGTTCCGTATTCTGCCCAGCTGCCTCCTCTCAGTTTGAAGCTAAATCGCCATTCTCACTACCCCTTCCAAGGACGCTACCAGAACCTGGAGGCCCCAACAGGGCCCCAACAGGAGGCTGGAGGGGCAGCTCAGGGTCACGACTGAGGCCAGATCCACAGAGGAGAACAACCCTGAGCACCCTCAACCCCCTGCCTTTCGTTAGAAGGAAAGCTTCAGAACGCCAGCGCCAGCAGGCTCACCCTCTTCAGGTGCCCGGCTGCTCTTGGGAGTCCCATCCTTGCCAAAGCAG